The nucleotide sequence TGGATGGCAGCAAGTTATTTGAAATGGCCTTTCTACGAGTTTCAACAATAGCGGACCATGTACTGTTACCATATGTTTGATCAAATATGTCACCATGGATCGATTTTATCACCTTGACCTTAACATCGTCCGGACAATTTAAATAACACCAAAGCCATTTACTAACCAACGCAATGTTGAAAGCTTTTAAACTCCCAATATTTAGCACACCTTTATTAAATGTATCAAGAACGGATTCACATTTGATCCACGCCATCTTTTTGTTTGAAGTACTTCCGCCCCAAAAATATCTTACACACAACGATTCAAGATTCTTAAGAGCCGTTTCCGGACATTTGAATATCAACGTAAGGTAGATACTGAGACTACCCATGTTTGAACCAACTTGAAACTCACCTCATGTTTGAACCGATTGGAATGCCTAAATATTTGGTAGGAAACGATCTCGCACTACAACCGGAGGTAGCGGCAAACATTTCGACCACGTTAAGATCAACCCCCACACCAAAGACATGTGACTT is from Rutidosis leptorrhynchoides isolate AG116_Rl617_1_P2 chromosome 10, CSIRO_AGI_Rlap_v1, whole genome shotgun sequence and encodes:
- the LOC139870290 gene encoding uncharacterized protein; the protein is MGSLSIYLTLIFKCPETALKNLESLCVRYFWGGSTSNKKMAWIKCESVLDTFNKGVLNIGSLKAFNIALVSKWLWCYLNCPDDVKVKVIKSIHGDIFDQTYGNSTWSAIVETRRKAISNNLLPSNLNQMDVGNGRNISVWLDVWSGGPPLVNRL